In the Populus trichocarpa isolate Nisqually-1 chromosome 1, P.trichocarpa_v4.1, whole genome shotgun sequence genome, one interval contains:
- the LOC7459167 gene encoding CASP-like protein 2A2: protein MEKKDEGNPPMAVMGSRDENEDVKSTMRTAETMLRLVPVALCVSALVVMLKNTQTNDYGSLSYSDLGAFRYLVNANGICAGYSLLSAVIVAMPRAWTMPQAWTFFLLDQVLTYVILAAGTVSTEVLYLANKGDTSIAWSAACASFGGFCHKALISTVITFVAVIFYAALSLVSSYKLFSKYDAPVVTQSGEGIKTVTLGSPPPPPPPPPSNLHLHLHAKLACPAHNNSPN, encoded by the exons ATGGAGAAGAAGGACGAAGGAAATCCTCCAATGGCAGTGATGGGGTCAAGAGACGAGAATGAAGATGTGAAAAGCACCATGCGCACAGCTGAGACTATGTTGCGTTTGGTGCCTGTGGCTTTGTGTGTCTCAGCACTTGTTGTCATGCTTAAGAATACTCAAACTAATGACTATGGATCCCTTTCTTATTCAGATCTTGGAGCTTTCAG gTATTTGGTGAATGCCAATGGCATCTGTGCTGGTTATTCCCTTCTTTCAGCTGTCATTGTAGCCATGCCTCGAGCATGGACAATGCCTCAAGCATGGACTTTTTTCTTACTCGACCAG GTGTTAACGTATGTGATTCTGGCTGCCGGAACAGTGTCGACGGAGGTATTATACTTGGCAAACAAGGGAGACACATCCATCGCTTGGAGCGCAGCTTGTGCGTCGTTTGGTGGATTTTGTCACAAGGCCTTGATATCCACAGTCATTACATTCGTTGCAGTAATCTTCTACGCAGCTCTCTCGCTCGTCTCTTCCTACAAGCTTTTCAGCAAATATGATGCGCCAGTTGTGACCCAATCAGGCGAGGGTATTAAGACTGTCACCCTCggttcaccaccaccaccaccaccaccaccaccaagcAACCTCCACCTCCATCTCCATGCGAAGCTAGCATGTCCTGCCCACAATAACAGCCCAAATTAG
- the LOC7459166 gene encoding translation initiation factor IF-2, chloroplastic, giving the protein MGSMVVLVGSMPSLASLVSLGSLSGSTATSSCVESSSYSVVKRVSLSKRSLRRAKSWHCVCKYSVTATDFIAEQGNAVSLDSSSNGDGNDGDSGVVLKPSPKPVLKSPAGSKDETLLSMNSVGWGSSRGSGDSDEEEERNKVIESLDEVLEKAGKLETSKQSQVGASAGSIRKENGNVNKMTPSNSYTDSRNVNSTAATRKAKTLRSVWRKGDTVSSVQRIVKEVPKASNKFIKEEPKTVEGTKLESQSRVPLKPPQPPLRPQPKLQAKPSAAPSPIIKKPVVLKDVGAAPKSPIKDETGSGAAQSKGQPILIDKFARKKPVVDPVIAQAVLAPTKPGKGPAPGKYKDRKKGASPGTPRRRMMDNDVEIPDEELNVSIPGAATARKGRKWTKASRKAAKIQAARDAAPVKVEILEVGEKGMSIEELAYNLTMGEGEILGLLFSKGIKPDGVQTLDKEMVKMICKEYEVEVIDADPVRFEEMAKKNEILDEDDLDKLQERPPVLTIMGHVDHGKTTLLDHIRKSKVAASEAGGITQGIGAYKVMVPVDGKLQPCVFLDTPGHEAFGAMRARGARVTDIAIIVVAADDGIRPQTNEAIAHAKAAGVPIVIAINKIDKDGANPERVMQELSSIGLMPEDWGGDVPMVQVSALKGENIDDLLETVMLVAELQELKANPDRNAKGTVIEAGLDKSKGPIATFIVQKGTLKRGDVVVCGEAFGKVRALFEGGGKRVDQVGPSIPVQVIGLSNVPIAGDEFEVVASLDIAREKAEARAELLWNERISAKAGDGKVTLSSLASAVSAGKLSGLDLHQLNIIMKVDLQGSMEAVRQALQVLPRDNVTLKFLLQATGDVSNSDVDLAVVSEAIILGFNVKAPGSVKSYAEKKGVEIRLYRVIYELIDEVRNAMEGLLELVEEQEPIGSTVVRAVFSSGSGRVAGCMVTEGKVIKGCGIRVVRNRKTVHVGVLDSLRRVKEIVKEVNAGLECGIGAEDYDDWEEGDIIEAFNTVEKKRTLEEASASMAAAMEEVGL; this is encoded by the exons ATGGGGTCCATGGTGGTTTTAGTAGGTAGTATGCCATCTTTGGCTTCCCTTGTTAGTTTAGGAAGCTTGAGTGGGTCTACAGCTACTTCTAGTTGTGTTGAATCTTCTTCGTATTCAGTTGTGAAGAGAGTTTCTTTATCAAAAAGGAGTCTTAGGAGGGCTAAAAGTTGGCATTGTGTGTGTAAATATTCAGTTACTGCCACTGATTTCATTGCTGAGCAAGGCAATGCTGTATCACTTGATTCTAGTAGTAATGGTGATGGTAATGATGGTGATAGTGGGGTTGTACTTAAACCTAGTCCAAAGCCCGTGTTAAAATCGCCGGCTGGTTCCAAGGATGAAACCCTTTTGAGTATGAATTCTGTTGGGTGGGGTTCTTCAAGGGGTAGTGGGGATTCTgatgaggaagaagagaggaaTAAGGTGATCGAGTCACTTGATGAGGTCTTGGAGAAGGCTGGAAAGCTTGAAACTTCAAAACAAAGCCAAGTGGGTGCGAGTGCTGGTAGTATTAGGAAAGAGAATGGGAATGTAAATAAAATGACACCATCTAATTCATATACTGATTCGAGAAATGTTAATTCCACGGCTGCTACTCGTAAAGCTAAAACTTTGAGAAGTGTGTGGCGGAAAGGAGACACGGTGTCTTCAGTGCAGAGGATTGTCAAGGAAGTTCCGAAGGCTAGTAACAAGTTTATCAAGGAGGAACCTAAAACAGTAGAAGGGACAAAGCTAGAATCTCAATCACGTGTTCCACTGAAACCTCCTCAGCCACCTCTAAGACCTCAACCAAAGTTACAGGCCAAGCCATCCGCAGCTCCTTCACCTATCATTAAGAAACCTGTTGTTTTGAAGGATGTGGGGGCTGCTCCAAAGTCACCAATTAAAGATGAAACAGGCTCAGGTGCTGCACAAAGTAAAGGACAGCCAATTTTGATTGACAAATTTGCTCGCAAGAAACCGGTTGTCGATCCCGTAATTGCACAGGCTGTTTTAGCTCCTACTAAACCAGGAAAGGGCCCTGCTCCTGGGAAGTACAAAGACCGAAAGAAAGGTGCTTCACCTGGAACACCAAGAAGGCGGATGATGGACAATGATGTTGAGATTCCCGATGAGGAGCTCAATGTTTCTATTCCTGGTGCAGCTACTGCGAGAAAAGGGAGGAAATGGACCAAAGCCAGTAGGAAGGCGGCTAAGATCCAGGCTGCCAGAGATGCAGCTCCTGTCAAAGTAGAGATTTTGGAGGTTGGGGAAAAAGGCATGTCAATCGAAGAGCTAGCCTACAACTTGACCATGGGTGAAGGTGAAATTCTTGGGCTTCTGTTCTCAAAGGGGATTAAGCCTGATGGGGTGCAAACTTTGGACAAAGAGATGGTAAAGATGATATGTAAGGAGTATGAGGTGGAAGTCATAGATGCTGATCCAGTTAGATTTGAAGAAATGGCAAAAAAGAACGAGATTCTTGATGAAGATGATCTGGACAAACTACAAGAGAGGCCTCCTGTGCTTACTATAATGGGTCATGTAGATCATGGCAAG ACAACCCTGTTGGATCATATTCGTAAAAGCAAG GTGGCTGCCTCAGAAGCTGGTGGGATTACACAAGGAATCGGAGCATATAAAGTTATGGTACCTGTGGATGGCAAGTTGCAACCATGTGTTTTCCTTGACACTCCTGGGCATGAG GCATTTGGAGCAATGAGAGCCCGTGGAGCAAGGGTGACTGACATTGCTATTATTGTGGTGGCTGCTGATGATGGGATTCGTCCCCAGACAAATGAGGCCATAGCTCATGCCAAAGCAGCTGGAGTACCCATTGTGATTGCGATAAATAAG ATAGATAAAGATGGAGCTAATCCAGAAAGAGTTATGCAAGAGCTTTCTTCAATTGGCCTCATGCCAGAGGACTGGGGTGGTGATGTCCCAATGGTTCag GTCAGTGCTCTCAAGGGGGAAAATATAGATGATTTGTTGGAAACTGTTATGCTTGTTGCAGAG TTACAAGAATTGAAAGCTAATCCAGATAGAAATGCAAAGGGTACAGTTATTGAGGCGGGCCTTGATAAATCTAAAGGACCAATAGCTACTTTTATTGTACAGAAAGGCACATTGAAAAGAGGGGATGTAGTGGTTTGTGGAGAAGCCTTTGGAAAG GTTCGGGCTTTATTTGAAGGTGGTGGAAAACGGGTTGATCAAGTGGGACCGTCTATACCTGTACAG GTTATTGGTTTGAGTAATGTACCAATTGCTGGTGATGAATTTGAGGTTGTTGCCTCCCTTGATATTGCACGTGAAAAGGCAGAGGCACGTGCAGAATTATTATGGAATGAACGTATATCTGCTAAGGCTGGGGATGGGAAGGTGACCCTTTCTTCCTTAGCCTCAGCTGTTTCAGCAGGAAAGCTATCTGGATTAGACTTGCACCAGCTGAATATAATAATGAAAGTCGATCTTCAG GGATCTATGGAAGCTGTCAGGCAAGCCTTACAAGTACTCCCTCGAGATAATGTGACTTTGAAGTTCCTCTTGCAAGCAACAGGAGATGTAAGCAACAGTGATGTTGATCTTGCTGTTGTGAGTGAAGCCATTATTTTAGGATTCAATGTCAAAGCTCCTGGTTCTGTAAAAAGTTATgcagaaaaaaaaggtgttgaGATTCGGCTATATAGAGTTATTTATGAACTAATTGATGAAGTGCGGAATGCTATGGAAGGACTTCTGGAACTTGTTGAG GAACAAGAACCAATTGGCTCAACGGTAGTCCGGGCAGTATTTAGCAGCGGCAGTGGTCGTGTTGCTGGATGCATGGTGACAGAAGGCAAAGTAATAAAAGGCTGTGGCATCAGGGTTGTCAGAAATAGAAAAACAGTCCATGTTGGTGTCCTTGATTCTTTGAGACGTGTTAAGGAAATAGTGAAGGAG GTAAATGCTGGACTAGAGTGTGGTATTGGGGCAGAAGATTACGATGACTGGGAGGAAGGTGATATTATTGAGGCCTTCAACACAGTAGAGAAGAAGCGAACCCTTGAAGAGGCATCAGCTTCCATGGCAGCTGCAATGGAAGAAGTAGGCTTATAG